In Plasmodium knowlesi strain H genome assembly, chromosome: 7, one DNA window encodes the following:
- a CDS encoding early transcribed membrane protein, producing MKITKVLVTLAILVALNLLTPCTCKNVHLEKMKAELDVVDKNVRKKHFKKKFIISSVVIGVAILVNVLAAIGYYNYKKKEQCQHEHNNHAQQSEMNVPVNNRAKLTKEIIDEVNRMSEKNMAEEFKSGRPYYPKLKDVMLNIENEVKRRNEKLDRYNISDMSYDIFRNLYHISELWKKNPNLIPSNK from the coding sequence ATGAAGATTACAAAGGTGCTAGTAACATTGGCTATTTTAGTAGCCCTGAATTTACTCACACCATGCACATGTAAGAATGTACAtctagaaaaaatgaaagcagAATTAGACGTAGTCGATAAAAATGTGAGGAAAAAGCATTTCAAAAAGAAGTTTATCATCTCTTCAGTAGTTATAGGAGTAGCCATTTTGGTAAATGTACTAGCTGCAATAGGATACTATAAttataagaaaaaggaacaatgtCAGCATGAACACAATAATCACGCTCAGCAATCTGAAATGAACGTACCTGTAAATAATCGTGCCAAGCTAACTAAAGAAATTATTGACGAAGTAAATCGAATgtcggaaaaaaatatggccGAAGAATTCAAGTCTGGAAGACCATATTATCCAAAGCTCAAGGATGTTATGCTCAACATTGAAAATGAAGtcaaaaggagaaacgaaAAGTTAGATAGGTATAACATTTCAGACATGTCTTACGATATTTTCAGAAACCTTTATCATATATCTGAACTGTGGAAGAAAAACCCAAACTTAATCCCATCCAATAAGTAA